The following coding sequences lie in one Asterias amurensis chromosome 18, ASM3211899v1 genomic window:
- the LOC139950852 gene encoding metabotropic glutamate receptor 3-like — protein sequence MAFRHSIAIVLIVYIVNAARIPKELCTVYNSTGDVYIGGIFSLHGGQDEQECGLRLPVSALQLTEAMAFAVNMVNRDDTMLSNITLGFMIHDDCSRSEYAMWGSLSLVMGANPVLEGTQCVIPGRKLREIHEMAMGVVGTETTSSSEVVISTAGLFKTPHVTYGATGQELYEEHYNPYFFGTISPDVYTAKAIMDLLVHFDWYYVALVYSTEQGVLDLEHEVGIEAAKHNICMIIKAKVSEHPEEAELKNMVSILRLNPSASVVILLTNSAATTNAVMAAAKTAQLTHGLTWVTGDSFINRDLYDVALEGVLLVEYLKPKLDDFETYFRSLSYSKTNPWYDEFCGGGGSDCHDASEDGFSMYNKMLAPTMDAVFSLARALDRTFDDYCNGSLTDCLYQTGIKDAVLENLGKTSFYGTRGHFKYKDNSVAGQFIIRNVHNTDGMLSVVEVGTWNSSFDEAGRLQVNENLIQWQNGSGGIPKSVCREECQAGYVVEKDPVRQCCWGCRACREGDIVKGTKCIQCEQKEWPNADFTACDELIAKTVTFNQPLIVAIISLTAIALLLCGLTTCGMIKHRRHALIKASSRELSAVNIVGVTLSLIAVFPFLSEPSAGICGVAQSLYAISFTLTYAPLLLKVNRIYRIFESSRKTVKRPQFTGSTAQLVIVAMLVITQPIVILITALAVPNTWIFTVDLFPKPLTNQPRTLEVFCGVGVGFLTSMCYNFLLLLACCYYAYKARSVPGNFNEARFYVASVYTTLVPIVAALPLYLTADKADVLAFSISLVPVINSYVTLACVYLSKLYAVTVGYQQPATEDQNRTGTFQTRFLKVGAGNTAKVYPSTSGMNEGASSAQMAVVKSD from the exons ATGGCGTTTCGTCACAGTATTGCCATAGTTCTCATCGTTTACATCGTCAATGCGGCCCGTATTCCCAAAGAACTCTGTACCGTTTATAACAGCACGGGCGACGTGTACATAGGTGGGATCTTTTCCCTTCACGGCGGTCAAGATGAGCAGGAATGCGGCCTGCGTCTACCTGTCTCCGCCCTCCAGTTGACCGAAGCAATGGCGTTCGCCGTAAACATGGTCAACCGAGATGACACCATGTTATCTAATATCACCCTGGGCTTCATGATTCACGACGACTGCTCTAGATCGGAGTATGCCATGTGGGGTTCGCTGTCTCTTGTCATGGGTGCAAATCCAGTGCTGGAGGGTACCCAGTGTGTGATCCCAGGACGGAAGCTCCGTGAAATCCACGAGATGGCCATGGGAGTTGTTGGTACGGAAACAACATCCAGTAGCGAAGTTGTGATCAGCACGGCTGGGCTCTTCAAAACGCCCCACGTCACATACGGTGCCACGGGGCAAGAGCTGTACGAAGAACACTACAACCCGTACTTCTTCGGTACTATCTCACCTGATGTTTATACTGCGAAAGCCATTATGGATTTGTTGGTTCATTTCGACTGGTATTACGTCGCCCTGGTTTACTCAACTGAGCAGGGCGTCTTAGACCTTGAACATGAGGTTGGCATCGAAGCCGCTAAACACAACATTTGTATGATCATCAAAGCGAAGGTTAGTGAGCATCCCGAGGAAGCTGAATTGAAAAACATGGTTTCAATCCTGAGACTGAATCCAAGTGCGAGTGTGGTTATCTTATTGACCAACTCAGCTGCAACCACTAACGCCGTGATGGCGGCCGCAAAGACGGCCCAACTAACACACGGTCTGACATGGGTTACCGGAGATTCATTCATTAACCGAGACCTTTATGATGTTGCATTGGAAGGGGTGCTACTAGTCGAATACCTCAAACCAAAACTGGACGACTTTGAGACTTACTTTCGGTCTTTAAGCTACTCCAAAACCAACCCTTGGTACGATGAGTTTTGTGGAGGTGGTGGTTCAGACTGTCACGACGCAAGCGAGGATGGATTCAGCATGTATAACAAAATGCTTGCCCCGACCATGGACGCGGTTTTCTCCCTGGCTCGAGCTCTCGACAGAACCTTTGATGATTACTGTAACGGCTCCCTCACAGATTGCTTGTATCAAACCGGTATCAAGGATGCAGTTTTGGAGAACTTGGGGAAAACTTCTTTTTACGGTACGAGAGGACACTTCAAATACAAGGACAACTCGGTTGCTGGTCAGTTTATTATAAGAAATGTCCACAACACGGACGGAATGCTGAGTGTGGTCGAAGTCGGCACTTGGAACTCGTCCTTTGACGAGGCAGGACGTCTGCAGGTAAATGAAAACTTGATTCAATGGCAAAATGGCAGTGGTGGGATTCCAAAGTCTGTTTGCCGTGAGGAGTGCCAGGCCGGGTATGTCGTCGAGAAAGACCCAGTAAGGCAGTGCTGTTGGGGATGCCGAGCTTGTCGTGAAGGTGATATCGTCAAAGGCACTAAATGCATCCAGTGTGAGCAGAAGGAATGGCCAAACGCTGACTTCACCGCGTGTGATGAATTAATCGCCAAGACTGTAACATTCAACCAGCCTCTGATTGTAGCCATCATCTCTCTAACCGCCATTGCGCTGCTCTTATGTGGGCTCACAACGTGTGGTATGATCAAACACCGACGCCATGCTTTGATTAAGGCGAGTAGTCGAGAATTAAGCGCCGTCAATATCGTCGGGGTCACACTGTCTCTTATAGCCGTGTTTCCGTTCCTCAGCGAGCCGAGTGCCGGTATCTGTGGGGTCGCTCAGAGCCTGTACGCCATCTCCTTTACCCTCACGTACGCCCCTCTACTCCTTAAAGTCAATCGCATCTACAGGATCTTTGAGAGTAGCAGAAAGACCGTCAAACGACCACAGTTCACGGGATCAACTGCCCAGTTGGTCATCGTAGCCATGCTTGTCATTACACAG CCAATCGTGATCTTAATCACTGCCTTGGCTGTACCAAACACCTGGATATTTACCGTGGACTTGTTCCCCAAGCCACTCACAAACCAACCCCGGACCCTGGAGGTCTTCTGCGGTGTGGGCGTCGGGTTCCTCACCTCGATGTGCTACAACTTCTTACTACTCTTGGCGTGTTGCTACTACGCTTACAAAGCCCGGAGCGTCCCTGGTAACTTCAACGAGGCTCGGTTCTACGTGGCTAGCGTCTATACCACTCTAGTCCCGATCGTGGCCGCGTTACCGCTCTACCTAACGGCAGATAAAGCCGACGTGTTAGCGTTTTCAATCAGTCTGGTCCCGGTGATTAACAGCTACGTTACTCTAGCGTGTGTGTATCTCTCTAAGCTTTACGCTGTGACCGTTGGGTACCAACAACCAGCTACCGAAGACCAAAATCGTACGGGAACATTCCAGACTCGATTTCTCAAAGTTGGGGCCGGTAATACTGCCAAGGTTTACCCATCTACATCAGGGATGAATGAAGGGGCAAGCTCCGCCCAAATGGCAGTTGTAAAATCGGACTAA